From a region of the Agrobacterium larrymoorei genome:
- the grxC gene encoding glutaredoxin 3, with amino-acid sequence MASVTIYTRDFCGYCARAKALLESKSVNFTEYNATENPDYRQEMMDKSGRNTFPQIFIGEQHVGGCDDLHALDRDGKLDQLLAA; translated from the coding sequence ATGGCATCCGTAACCATCTACACGCGTGACTTCTGCGGCTACTGCGCCCGCGCCAAGGCGTTGCTTGAAAGCAAGAGCGTGAATTTCACCGAATACAACGCCACGGAAAATCCAGACTACCGTCAGGAAATGATGGACAAATCCGGACGCAACACGTTTCCACAGATCTTCATCGGCGAACAACATGTCGGTGGCTGCGACGATCTGCACGCGCTGGATCGCGATGGAAAGCTGGATCAGCTTCTCGCTGCATAA
- a CDS encoding ComF family protein yields MMFSKQGGARPLRWLLRHVGNFIYPPSCAGCGRATGGAGAFCIQCWSGIKFIERPYCEVLGIPFAYDHGEGVVSAEAIANPPSFDRLRSAAIHEGAARKLVHQLKYQDRTDLARLMASWMSRAGGNALVECDCIIAVPLHRRRFLMRRFNQSAELARHLAVLSNKLFLPSTLIRVKPTSRQVGLSARARKENVRGAFKLMPGREADVLGKRIVLVDDVYTTGATVSAAARRLKKSGAADVTVLTFAMAISGPI; encoded by the coding sequence ATGATGTTTTCAAAGCAGGGCGGCGCGCGGCCTCTGCGTTGGCTACTCCGCCATGTCGGTAACTTCATCTATCCGCCATCCTGTGCCGGATGCGGTCGCGCTACAGGTGGCGCCGGTGCCTTTTGCATTCAATGCTGGTCTGGAATAAAATTTATCGAGCGTCCCTATTGCGAGGTGCTCGGCATTCCCTTTGCTTACGATCACGGCGAGGGAGTCGTGAGCGCCGAGGCAATCGCCAATCCGCCGAGCTTCGACCGGCTTCGGTCTGCGGCTATTCATGAAGGTGCCGCGCGCAAACTCGTCCATCAGCTCAAATATCAGGATCGTACCGATCTGGCACGGCTGATGGCGTCATGGATGTCGCGGGCGGGCGGAAATGCGCTTGTCGAGTGTGATTGCATCATCGCGGTGCCTCTTCACCGGCGGCGTTTTCTGATGCGGCGCTTCAATCAGTCGGCGGAGCTTGCCCGCCATCTGGCCGTTCTTTCGAACAAGCTTTTCCTGCCTTCGACGCTGATCAGGGTGAAGCCCACGAGCCGGCAAGTCGGGCTTTCTGCACGCGCGAGAAAAGAAAATGTCAGGGGTGCCTTCAAGCTCATGCCGGGCCGGGAGGCGGATGTTCTGGGCAAACGCATCGTGCTGGTGGATGATGTCTACACGACAGGTGCCACAGTCTCGGCTGCAGCCCGAAGGCTTAAAAAATCAGGTGCCGCAGATGTCACCGTTTTGACCTTTGCAATGGCCATCTCCGGTCCTATATGA
- a CDS encoding methyltransferase domain-containing protein gives MDILFDRALIERNRKRAWRLGDHKAQFLLDIAADEIADRIAIVERQFDTAVELHGGTGITAKRVMETGKIGAMTRIETDADFLGGEVGAKVAPIEELPLEAGSASLIVSPLSLHLTNDTPGTLIQIRKGLKPDGLFLAAIPGSGTLQELRDVLLETEAEFSGGASPRVIPFADVRDVGALLQRAGFALPVTDTETYTVRYDSIFPLMRDLRAMGMTNPLLGRSRTPLNRRFFMRAAELYAERFSDPDGRIRATFSIIYVSGWAPHESQQKPLKPGSANVRLADALEGKA, from the coding sequence ATGGACATTCTTTTCGACCGGGCGCTCATTGAGAGAAATCGCAAGCGCGCATGGCGGCTTGGCGATCATAAAGCTCAATTCCTTCTGGACATAGCGGCAGACGAAATCGCCGACCGCATCGCCATCGTCGAGCGCCAGTTCGATACGGCTGTCGAGTTGCATGGCGGGACCGGCATTACAGCAAAGCGCGTCATGGAAACAGGCAAAATCGGTGCGATGACCCGTATCGAAACTGATGCCGATTTTCTTGGCGGTGAAGTCGGCGCGAAAGTGGCACCAATCGAAGAGCTTCCGCTGGAAGCTGGCTCCGCGAGCCTCATCGTCTCTCCGCTCTCACTTCACTTGACCAATGATACGCCGGGAACGCTGATACAGATTCGCAAGGGCCTGAAGCCGGATGGATTGTTTCTGGCGGCGATACCCGGAAGCGGCACGTTGCAGGAACTGCGCGACGTTCTACTGGAAACGGAAGCAGAGTTTTCAGGCGGTGCAAGCCCGCGCGTCATTCCCTTTGCGGATGTCAGAGATGTTGGCGCATTGCTGCAACGGGCAGGGTTTGCGCTGCCGGTGACCGACACCGAAACCTACACCGTGCGTTACGATTCTATCTTCCCGTTGATGCGTGATCTGCGGGCAATGGGAATGACGAACCCGCTGCTTGGGCGCAGCCGAACGCCGCTGAACCGCCGCTTCTTCATGCGCGCAGCCGAGCTTTATGCCGAACGCTTCAGCGACCCGGACGGACGTATTCGCGCAACATTTTCCATTATCTACGTGTCGGGTTGGGCACCGCATGAAAGCCAGCAAAAGCCGCTGAAACCGGGCTCCGCCAATGTGCGGCTGGCGGATGCTTTGGAGGGCAAGGCTTAA
- a CDS encoding Flp family type IVb pilin — translation MLRKKNSIQHRLLACLADRSGATAIEYGLIIGIISGALILGLESVRDNLQAVFQLIITTLTNAMP, via the coding sequence GTGTTGCGCAAGAAAAACAGCATTCAGCATCGGCTGCTCGCATGTCTCGCTGACAGAAGCGGCGCGACCGCCATCGAGTATGGGCTGATCATCGGCATCATCTCAGGCGCTCTGATCCTTGGATTGGAGAGCGTCCGGGACAATTTACAAGCCGTTTTCCAGTTGATCATAACTACGCTGACCAACGCCATGCCTTGA
- the mutT gene encoding 8-oxo-dGTP diphosphatase MutT encodes MDQAGRKILLVAACALVDQDGRILLAQRPEGKSLAGLWEFPGGKVEQGETPEETLVRELEEELGIKTKVPCLAPLTFASHTYETFHLLMPLYVCRRYEGIPRGMEGQAIKWVKPQALRDYPMPPADEPLIPYLQDLL; translated from the coding sequence ATGGATCAGGCGGGGCGCAAAATTCTGCTCGTTGCTGCCTGCGCGCTGGTGGATCAGGACGGGCGCATTCTTCTCGCGCAACGGCCCGAGGGCAAATCGCTTGCCGGTTTGTGGGAGTTTCCCGGCGGTAAAGTCGAGCAGGGTGAAACGCCGGAGGAAACTCTGGTGCGTGAACTTGAGGAAGAGCTTGGCATAAAGACCAAAGTCCCTTGCCTCGCGCCGCTGACCTTCGCCAGCCACACTTATGAAACCTTCCACCTGTTGATGCCGCTTTACGTCTGCCGTCGGTATGAGGGCATTCCACGCGGTATGGAAGGTCAGGCCATCAAATGGGTGAAGCCGCAGGCGCTGCGCGATTACCCCATGCCGCCAGCGGACGAACCGCTGATCCCATATCTCCAGGATCTATTATAA
- a CDS encoding GNAT family N-acetyltransferase: protein MHNSAVNLPLVRRLEAVSFRAWPASSVIYDGSWQIRLTGSHPSKRINCVVPLDPSDYGNCDLRLEKARKRFEDFGRPLIVRETTLMPAELRAHLYDNGWTVFEEVKVMTADLAHAELPETMAHLPSHDIGRFVEASLKVSGDDPALRSAIAEIVSSIKPTLGLFIKEEIEGEPQATAICVQDNDLAGILSLEVAQAARKRGIGSEILTSALRWARISGAKTAWLQVVSTNAPALSLYEKFGFEEAYTYRYWGKDL from the coding sequence ATGCATAACAGCGCCGTCAACCTGCCGCTCGTCCGCCGTCTGGAGGCCGTGAGCTTTCGCGCCTGGCCAGCCTCGTCGGTCATCTATGACGGCAGCTGGCAAATCCGCCTGACGGGTTCGCATCCGTCCAAGCGCATCAACTGCGTCGTGCCTCTGGATCCGTCCGACTACGGCAATTGCGACCTGCGTCTTGAAAAGGCGCGCAAGCGCTTCGAGGATTTCGGCAGGCCACTGATTGTTCGCGAAACGACGCTGATGCCTGCCGAGCTGCGGGCACATCTCTATGATAATGGCTGGACCGTTTTCGAAGAGGTGAAGGTCATGACAGCCGATCTGGCACATGCGGAATTGCCTGAGACGATGGCACATTTGCCGAGCCACGATATCGGCCGCTTCGTTGAGGCGAGCCTCAAGGTCAGCGGCGACGACCCGGCGCTTCGCTCGGCAATCGCGGAAATCGTCAGCTCCATCAAGCCGACACTGGGGCTTTTCATCAAGGAAGAGATCGAAGGCGAGCCGCAGGCGACGGCAATCTGCGTGCAGGATAACGATCTTGCAGGCATCCTCTCGCTGGAGGTTGCGCAGGCAGCACGAAAGCGCGGCATCGGCAGCGAAATCCTGACATCGGCTCTACGCTGGGCCCGCATCAGCGGCGCGAAAACGGCTTGGTTGCAGGTCGTCTCGACAAATGCGCCAGCGCTTTCGCTCTATGAAAAGTTCGGCTTCGAAGAAGCCTATACCTATCGTTACTGGGGCAAGGATCTGTGA
- the argJ gene encoding bifunctional glutamate N-acetyltransferase/amino-acid acetyltransferase ArgJ: MSAAVSPLAPKSYPEMPTIRGVRMATAAAGIKYKNRTDVLLMVFDAPAAVAGVFTKSRCPSAPVDYCRANLGGGVARAVVVNSGNANAFTGQKGKAATELTGKSAAAAVGCETSEVFLASTGVIGEPLDATKFAGVLGQMNTDATGDFWQEAAKAIMTTDTYPKVATRTADIGGVKVTINGIAKGAGMIAPDMATMLSYVVTDADISSPALQALLSAGVGPTFNSVTVDSDTSTSDTLMLFATGAAAADGQARIESADDQKLEGFRAALNDLLKDLALQVVRDGEGARKMVEVTVTGAESDAAAKKIALSIANSPLVKTAVAGEDANWGRIVMAVGKSGELADRDRLAIWFGNVRVAVNGERDPAYSEAETTAVMKEQDIPVKVDIGLGNGTATVWTCDLTKEYVEINGDYRS, from the coding sequence ATGTCCGCTGCCGTTTCTCCACTCGCCCCGAAATCCTATCCAGAAATGCCGACGATCCGCGGCGTGCGCATGGCAACGGCTGCCGCAGGCATCAAGTATAAGAACCGCACCGACGTCCTCCTGATGGTATTCGATGCGCCCGCCGCCGTCGCAGGCGTCTTTACGAAATCCCGTTGCCCTTCAGCACCTGTGGATTACTGCCGTGCCAATCTGGGCGGCGGCGTCGCACGCGCAGTCGTCGTCAACTCCGGCAATGCCAATGCATTCACCGGCCAGAAGGGCAAGGCAGCGACCGAGCTTACCGGCAAATCAGCAGCCGCCGCAGTCGGTTGTGAGACAAGTGAAGTGTTTCTTGCTTCCACGGGCGTTATCGGCGAGCCGCTGGATGCGACGAAATTTGCTGGCGTTCTTGGCCAGATGAACACGGATGCGACGGGTGATTTCTGGCAGGAAGCTGCCAAGGCCATCATGACCACGGACACCTATCCCAAGGTCGCAACACGCACCGCAGACATCGGCGGCGTCAAGGTTACGATCAACGGTATCGCCAAGGGCGCTGGCATGATTGCGCCCGATATGGCGACGATGCTGTCCTACGTCGTGACGGATGCCGATATTTCCTCGCCCGCATTGCAGGCGCTTCTTTCCGCTGGCGTCGGTCCAACGTTCAATTCCGTGACGGTGGACAGCGATACGTCTACTTCCGACACGCTGATGCTGTTCGCCACCGGCGCTGCCGCTGCTGACGGCCAGGCGCGTATCGAATCTGCGGACGATCAGAAGCTTGAAGGCTTCCGCGCCGCGCTCAACGATCTTCTCAAGGATCTTGCCCTTCAGGTCGTGCGCGATGGTGAAGGCGCACGCAAGATGGTTGAAGTGACCGTGACCGGTGCCGAGAGCGACGCTGCCGCCAAGAAGATTGCGCTTTCGATTGCCAATTCCCCTCTGGTGAAGACGGCGGTTGCCGGTGAAGATGCGAACTGGGGCCGCATCGTCATGGCTGTCGGCAAGTCCGGCGAGCTTGCAGATCGTGACCGTTTGGCAATCTGGTTCGGCAATGTCCGCGTCGCCGTCAATGGTGAGCGTGATCCGGCCTATTCCGAAGCCGAGACAACCGCTGTGATGAAGGAGCAGGATATCCCCGTGAAGGTGGATATCGGCCTTGGCAACGGCACCGCAACCGTGTGGACATGCGACCTGACCAAGGAATATGTCGAAATCAATGGCGACTACCGGAGCTAA
- a CDS encoding peptidylprolyl isomerase — MLRYNRIAAAVIVAGLGLHFPAFAQEDAVVAKVGDLEIRQSELDLAMSNLDPQLAQLPDEQKKVAALSGAIDVKLLVKGATAEGLEKTDDFKKRLAFISDRELHNAYFRKHVVDAVTDAEVKARYDKEVAALPQEEEIKAAHILVATEEEAKDVIKQLDGGKDFAELAKEKSTDSNKDDGGDLGWFGKGRMVPEFEEAAFKLEKGAYTKEPVKSQFGFHVIKLEDKRVAPPPAFDQVEAQVRQLVMRDKYVALIEKAKSEQKIEITDEALRKGYDEASKQQAADPQPQQ; from the coding sequence ATGTTGCGCTATAATAGAATTGCCGCTGCTGTGATCGTGGCTGGTCTTGGTCTTCACTTCCCGGCTTTCGCGCAGGAAGACGCCGTTGTTGCCAAGGTGGGCGATCTTGAGATTCGGCAGTCCGAACTCGATCTGGCCATGAGCAATCTGGACCCGCAGCTGGCACAGCTGCCAGATGAGCAGAAAAAAGTTGCTGCTCTTTCCGGCGCTATCGACGTGAAGCTGCTGGTAAAGGGTGCCACTGCCGAAGGTCTTGAAAAGACTGACGACTTCAAGAAGCGTCTCGCTTTCATTTCCGATCGCGAACTTCACAACGCCTACTTCCGCAAGCATGTCGTCGATGCCGTCACCGACGCAGAGGTGAAGGCGCGCTACGACAAGGAAGTCGCTGCCCTGCCTCAGGAAGAGGAAATCAAGGCTGCCCACATTCTGGTTGCGACCGAAGAGGAAGCCAAGGACGTGATCAAGCAGCTGGATGGCGGCAAGGATTTCGCAGAGCTGGCCAAGGAAAAGTCCACCGATTCCAACAAGGATGACGGCGGCGATCTCGGCTGGTTCGGCAAGGGCCGCATGGTTCCGGAATTCGAAGAAGCTGCCTTCAAGCTAGAAAAGGGCGCCTACACCAAGGAGCCTGTGAAGTCGCAGTTCGGCTTCCACGTCATCAAGCTTGAAGACAAGCGCGTCGCGCCTCCTCCGGCTTTCGATCAGGTCGAGGCACAGGTTCGCCAGCTCGTCATGCGCGACAAGTACGTCGCTCTCATCGAGAAGGCAAAGTCCGAGCAGAAGATCGAGATCACCGACGAAGCACTTCGCAAGGGCTACGACGAGGCCAGCAAGCAGCAGGCCGCTGATCCTCAGCCGCAGCAGTAA
- the secA gene encoding preprotein translocase subunit SecA, protein MVSLGGIARKLFGSSNDRRVRSYRSNIAAIAALEEQMQSLSDEALAAKTVEFRQQLAEGKTLDNILVPAFAVAREASRRVLGMRPFDVQLTGGMILHSGDIAEMKTGEGKTLVATLAVYLNALEGKGVHVVTVNDYLAQRDAATMARLYGFLGLTTGVIIHGLDDDQRRAAYACDITYATNNELGFDYLRDNMKYDKAQMVQRSHHYAIVDEVDSILVDEARTPLIISGPLDDRSDLYNTIDAFIPMLTPEDYEIDEKQRSANFSEQGTEKLENLLRQAGLLKGESMYDVENVAIVHHINNALKAHKLFQRDKDYIVRNGEIVIIDEFTGRMMPGRRYSEGQHQALEAKEKVQIQPENQTLSSVTFQNYFRMYKKLSGMTGTAATEAEEFGNIYGLDVVEVPTNLPIQRIDEDDEVYRTGEEKFKAIIEEIRSAHERGQPVLVGTTSIEKSELLATMLRQTGFENFQVLNARYHEQEAYIVSQAGVPGAVTIATNMAGRGTDIQLGGNVDMRLERELEGIESEEERRAKERAVREEIKVLKEKALAAGGLFVIATERHESRRIDNQLRGRSGRQGDPGRSKFYLSLQDDLMRIFGSDRMDSMLQKLGLKEGEAIVHPWINKALERAQKKVEARNFETRKNLLKYDDVLNDQRKVIFEQRLELMEAENIGETAADMRNEVIEVLVAKHIPENAYAEQWDIAGLKAGLEQSLNLDLPVDEWAKEEGIAEDDILQRVTEAADKVMADKAERFGPEVMTYVERSVILQTIDHLWREHIVNLDHLRSVVGFRGYAQRDPLQEYKAEAFELFQALLANLREAVTAQLMRVELVRETAQPELPEMTAHHLDPVTGEDDFSEAGNGGADIYVPPEQRDPNDPTTWGKIGRNEACPCGSGKKYKHCHGVFEQA, encoded by the coding sequence ATGGTCAGTCTCGGCGGAATCGCCCGCAAATTGTTTGGCTCGTCAAACGATCGCCGTGTGCGCTCCTATCGTTCCAATATCGCTGCCATCGCGGCTCTGGAAGAGCAGATGCAGTCGCTTTCGGATGAAGCCCTTGCAGCAAAGACGGTGGAATTCCGCCAGCAGCTTGCCGAGGGCAAGACGCTGGACAACATCCTCGTCCCGGCCTTTGCCGTTGCCCGTGAAGCATCGCGCCGCGTGCTTGGCATGCGCCCATTCGATGTGCAGTTGACCGGGGGTATGATTCTCCATTCCGGCGACATCGCGGAAATGAAGACAGGTGAAGGTAAGACACTGGTCGCAACCCTTGCCGTCTACCTCAATGCGCTTGAAGGCAAGGGCGTTCACGTCGTGACCGTCAACGATTACCTCGCTCAACGCGACGCAGCCACCATGGCACGCCTTTACGGCTTCCTCGGCCTGACGACGGGCGTCATCATCCATGGTCTGGACGACGATCAGCGCCGCGCGGCCTATGCCTGCGACATTACCTATGCGACCAACAACGAACTCGGCTTCGATTATCTTCGCGATAATATGAAGTACGACAAGGCGCAGATGGTTCAACGCAGCCACCACTACGCCATCGTCGACGAAGTGGACTCCATTCTGGTCGATGAAGCGCGCACGCCGCTCATTATTTCCGGCCCGCTGGATGATCGCTCCGATCTCTACAACACGATCGACGCCTTCATTCCGATGCTGACGCCGGAAGATTACGAAATCGATGAGAAGCAGCGTTCCGCCAACTTCTCCGAACAGGGCACCGAGAAGCTGGAAAACCTGCTGCGTCAGGCTGGTCTTCTCAAGGGCGAGTCGATGTATGACGTGGAAAACGTCGCTATCGTTCACCACATCAACAATGCGCTGAAGGCTCACAAGCTGTTCCAGCGCGACAAGGACTACATCGTCCGTAATGGCGAAATCGTCATCATCGATGAGTTCACCGGCCGCATGATGCCGGGCCGCCGTTATTCCGAAGGTCAGCATCAGGCTCTGGAAGCCAAGGAAAAGGTGCAGATCCAGCCGGAAAACCAGACGCTGTCTTCCGTTACTTTCCAGAACTACTTCCGCATGTACAAGAAGCTTTCCGGCATGACCGGTACGGCTGCGACCGAAGCGGAAGAATTCGGCAACATCTACGGCCTCGACGTGGTCGAAGTGCCGACCAACCTGCCGATCCAGCGTATCGATGAAGACGATGAAGTCTATCGTACCGGCGAAGAAAAGTTCAAAGCCATCATCGAGGAAATCCGCTCGGCGCATGAACGTGGTCAGCCAGTCCTCGTGGGCACGACCTCCATCGAAAAGTCCGAACTTCTGGCCACCATGCTGCGCCAGACAGGTTTCGAAAACTTCCAGGTTCTGAATGCCCGTTACCATGAGCAGGAAGCCTATATCGTTTCGCAGGCCGGTGTTCCGGGCGCGGTGACGATTGCGACCAACATGGCCGGTCGCGGTACCGACATTCAGCTCGGCGGTAACGTCGACATGCGTCTCGAGCGTGAACTCGAAGGCATCGAGTCGGAAGAAGAGCGTCGCGCCAAGGAAAGGGCCGTACGCGAAGAGATCAAGGTCCTGAAGGAAAAGGCACTTGCCGCCGGTGGCCTCTTCGTCATCGCGACCGAACGCCACGAAAGCCGCCGTATCGACAACCAGTTGCGCGGTCGTTCCGGTCGTCAGGGTGACCCGGGCCGTTCCAAGTTCTACCTGTCGCTTCAGGATGATCTGATGCGCATCTTCGGCTCGGACCGCATGGATTCGATGCTGCAGAAGCTCGGTCTGAAGGAAGGCGAAGCCATCGTCCATCCTTGGATCAACAAGGCTCTGGAGCGCGCGCAGAAGAAGGTCGAAGCCCGCAACTTCGAAACGCGTAAGAACCTTCTGAAATATGACGACGTTCTGAACGATCAGCGTAAGGTCATCTTTGAACAGCGTCTTGAGCTGATGGAAGCCGAGAATATCGGCGAAACCGCAGCCGACATGCGCAATGAAGTCATCGAAGTTCTGGTCGCCAAGCACATCCCGGAAAACGCCTATGCGGAACAATGGGATATTGCAGGCCTCAAGGCCGGTCTCGAACAGTCGCTGAACCTCGACCTGCCCGTCGATGAATGGGCAAAGGAAGAAGGCATTGCCGAGGATGATATCCTCCAGCGCGTGACCGAAGCTGCCGACAAGGTGATGGCCGACAAGGCCGAGCGCTTCGGCCCCGAGGTCATGACCTATGTCGAACGTTCCGTCATTCTTCAGACCATCGACCATCTGTGGCGCGAGCATATCGTCAACCTCGACCACCTGCGCTCCGTCGTCGGTTTCCGTGGTTATGCACAACGCGACCCGCTTCAGGAATACAAGGCCGAAGCCTTCGAACTGTTCCAGGCGCTTCTCGCAAACCTGCGCGAAGCCGTCACTGCACAGCTGATGCGTGTCGAACTGGTTCGTGAAACTGCGCAGCCTGAACTGCCGGAAATGACAGCACATCATCTTGACCCGGTGACCGGCGAAGACGATTTCTCGGAAGCTGGCAATGGTGGTGCAGACATCTATGTTCCACCGGAACAGCGCGACCCGAACGACCCGACCACCTGGGGCAAGATCGGCCGCAACGAGGCCTGCCCTTGTGGTTCCGGCAAGAAATACAAGCATTGCCACGGTGTTTTTGAACAGGCTTAA
- the ugpB gene encoding sn-glycerol-3-phosphate ABC transporter substrate-binding protein UgpB, with protein sequence MKTVLATAITTTTAMFLASSAMAATEIQWWHAMTGANNEVVEQLSKEFNESQSNYKIVPVFKGTYPETLNAGIAAFRAKQPPAIIQVFDAGSGVMMGAQGAIVPVAEVLQKGGFTFNKADYLPGIVAYYSKPDGTMLSFPYNSSSPILYYNKDTFQKAGLDAEHPPKTWPEVFEAAKKIKSSGASPCGFTSTWLTWIQTENFSAWNNLSYGSNENGLAGTDVKLAFNAEPFVKHFQTIADLAKDGTFRYGGRTSEAKQLFTSGECGILTESSGGLGDIIKSGMKYGIGQLPYYEGEGRPQNTIPGGASLWVFGGKSDDEYKGTAEFFHFLSQTKIQARLHQVSGYMPVTMAAYEETKKSGFYDKNPGRETPLLQMMGKAPTENSKGVRLVNLPQVRDIMNEEFESMLAGKQDAKAALDKAVERGNAAIQQAIGK encoded by the coding sequence ATGAAAACCGTTCTCGCTACTGCGATAACCACGACCACTGCCATGTTCCTGGCATCCAGCGCGATGGCCGCGACGGAGATTCAGTGGTGGCATGCCATGACTGGCGCGAATAACGAAGTAGTGGAACAGCTTTCCAAGGAATTCAACGAAAGCCAGTCCAATTACAAGATCGTTCCGGTCTTCAAGGGCACTTATCCTGAAACGCTGAACGCAGGCATCGCCGCCTTCCGCGCCAAGCAGCCACCTGCGATCATTCAGGTTTTCGACGCCGGTAGTGGCGTGATGATGGGTGCTCAGGGCGCGATCGTTCCGGTTGCGGAGGTTCTGCAAAAGGGTGGCTTCACCTTCAACAAGGCTGATTATCTGCCCGGCATCGTGGCATATTATTCAAAGCCAGATGGCACCATGCTGTCCTTCCCTTACAACTCTTCTTCCCCGATCCTCTATTACAACAAGGACACGTTCCAGAAGGCGGGTCTCGACGCGGAACATCCGCCCAAGACATGGCCTGAAGTGTTCGAGGCCGCCAAGAAGATCAAGTCCAGCGGCGCTTCGCCCTGCGGATTTACGTCCACCTGGCTCACATGGATCCAGACCGAGAACTTTTCCGCCTGGAACAACCTTTCCTATGGCAGCAACGAGAATGGCCTTGCTGGAACAGACGTAAAGCTCGCCTTCAACGCCGAGCCTTTCGTCAAGCATTTCCAGACGATTGCCGATCTCGCCAAGGATGGAACTTTCCGCTATGGCGGTCGAACCTCGGAAGCAAAGCAGCTTTTCACCTCCGGCGAATGCGGAATTCTGACGGAATCCTCCGGTGGTCTGGGCGATATCATCAAGAGCGGCATGAAATACGGCATCGGCCAGTTGCCTTACTATGAAGGCGAAGGCCGTCCGCAGAACACCATTCCAGGTGGCGCCAGCCTCTGGGTCTTCGGCGGCAAGTCGGATGATGAATACAAGGGCACGGCAGAGTTTTTCCACTTCCTGTCGCAGACCAAAATTCAGGCGCGCCTGCATCAGGTGTCCGGTTACATGCCGGTTACGATGGCTGCTTATGAAGAAACCAAGAAGTCCGGCTTCTACGACAAGAACCCGGGCCGCGAGACGCCTCTCCTGCAGATGATGGGCAAGGCGCCGACCGAGAACTCGAAGGGCGTTCGTCTCGTGAACCTTCCGCAGGTTCGCGACATCATGAACGAAGAGTTCGAATCCATGCTCGCAGGCAAGCAGGATGCAAAGGCAGCACTGGACAAGGCTGTCGAGCGCGGCAATGCCGCCATTCAGCAGGCTATCGGCAAGTAA
- the ugpA gene encoding sn-glycerol-3-phosphate ABC transporter permease UgpA — protein sequence MQSVVFPNKILPYFLVAPQIVLTVVFFFWPASQALYQSAMREDPFGLQSTFVGFANFSAILSDANYLHSLQVTVVFSVATALLSMAVALLLATAADLVVRGKGFYRTMMIIPYAVAPAVAGMLWLFMFNPAMGTFAYILRRNGIAWDPLLDGNQAMALVVAAAAWKQISYNFLFFVAGLQAIPKSLLEAAAIDGARGARRFWTIVFPLLAPTTFFLLVVNTVYAFFDTFGIIHSVTGGGPAKATETLVYKVYNDGFVNLNLGSSAAQSVVLMVIVIALTAFQFRFVERRVHYG from the coding sequence GTGCAAAGCGTTGTCTTTCCCAACAAAATTCTCCCCTATTTTCTGGTCGCGCCGCAGATCGTTCTGACGGTCGTGTTCTTTTTCTGGCCCGCCAGCCAGGCGCTCTACCAGTCTGCCATGCGGGAAGACCCGTTTGGCCTGCAAAGCACCTTCGTCGGCTTCGCAAACTTTTCCGCCATCCTTTCGGATGCCAACTATCTGCATTCGCTTCAGGTAACGGTGGTGTTCAGCGTGGCGACCGCGTTGCTTTCCATGGCGGTCGCGCTGCTTCTGGCAACCGCTGCCGATCTCGTGGTGCGCGGCAAGGGCTTTTACCGCACCATGATGATCATTCCTTACGCTGTCGCTCCGGCGGTTGCGGGCATGTTGTGGCTCTTCATGTTCAACCCGGCCATGGGCACATTCGCCTATATTCTGCGCCGCAACGGCATTGCCTGGGACCCGTTGCTGGATGGCAATCAGGCCATGGCGCTGGTGGTGGCCGCCGCAGCGTGGAAGCAGATCAGCTACAACTTCCTGTTCTTCGTGGCCGGACTTCAGGCCATTCCGAAGTCCCTGCTGGAAGCCGCGGCAATCGATGGCGCGCGCGGTGCACGCCGGTTCTGGACAATCGTCTTCCCGCTTTTGGCACCCACCACCTTCTTTCTGCTGGTGGTGAACACGGTTTATGCCTTCTTCGATACGTTCGGCATCATCCATTCTGTCACGGGCGGCGGACCGGCGAAGGCCACGGAAACACTGGTTTATAAGGTCTATAATGATGGATTCGTCAACCTGAACCTCGGCTCTTCAGCCGCGCAATCCGTGGTGCTGATGGTTATCGTCATTGCGCTCACGGCATTCCAGTTCCGCTTCGTCGAGCGGCGCGTTCATTACGGGTAA